AGCATTTTTAACATTTCACGAACATATCGAAAACCACGATGGTAAGCCTTAAGGTCAATAATGCCAGAACCGGGATTGAGTTGCTGGAAATCAGCGAGAAGATGGTGGGATAAATTGACCATAAAAAATGCTAAATTAGAAGCATTAGTCACGGCAGTTTGGCTCAGGTTCATAAAATCTTCCAATCCCCAAAACTGCTTGGCATCCCTAAAATTAAACTCGATTTGGAAACGGAGTTTGTAATAGTCGATAATTTTTTCAAATGACAGAGTTAGGTCGCTAGAAAAAATAATTACATGGCTGCAAGCATTAGTTTTAAGATTGGTTTTGACCAAAATCACTACATTGAGAGCTTGGGCAAATTCTTTGTGAATAAGAGTGGCTTGATAAATATCAGTTTGAATATCATCCTCAATAGCACTTTTACATAAGTATTTGTCAGGTATATTACGATAGTCTAGCTTATCACCGTATTTACGACGAGAGCGCTTACTGGAGTCAGGATTTTCATAAGGGAAGTATAATGCTGAATCATGGCGCAATTTGGAAATTATCTGCAAGTTGACAAGACGTGCCATCTGCAAAGCATTGTTGTTACCAAAATGACCATCTACTACCAAGTAGGTGAGGGAAATAGAGTTAGCTAATAACTTGAATAGTGAACCAATCATTTTCTGAATTAGTATTAATTCAGATGTTAATATCACTTCCTTTTTATTTTTGTTTTTACTTCCTTTTGGTCGTCCACGCCCACGCTTTTCTTTTTTGTTTGGTTTTTCGATTGTCGAGGTACTTTTTGTTTGAGTATCTTTCTTTATTACCTGTTCTATCTGAATCGGAAACGAGTGCCTCTGTTCAACACTCACTAATGATAATACAAAGAAAGATAATCCTGATATCGGTTTATTGGCTAGG
This portion of the Nostoc sp. GT001 genome encodes:
- a CDS encoding transposase, encoding MSDILSLLQCLLPQINATTMRQLNQIILAMLAMSGRVTMLGISRWAGIGGSYRTMLRFFHTVIPWATLFWLFFRKHLFRANEVYLLAGDEVVVSKSGKKTYGLDRFFSSLANKPISGLSFFVLSLVSVEQRHSFPIQIEQVIKKDTQTKSTSTIEKPNKKEKRGRGRPKGSKNKNKKEVILTSELILIQKMIGSLFKLLANSISLTYLVVDGHFGNNNALQMARLVNLQIISKLRHDSALYFPYENPDSSKRSRRKYGDKLDYRNIPDKYLCKSAIEDDIQTDIYQATLIHKEFAQALNVVILVKTNLKTNACSHVIIFSSDLTLSFEKIIDYYKLRFQIEFNFRDAKQFWGLEDFMNLSQTAVTNASNLAFFMVNLSHHLLADFQQLNPGSGIIDLKAYHRGFRYVREMLKMLPEIPEPILLTQIFAKLTSLGRIHPVSTGVEPS